AGCAGCAAATGCTGCCATGATCGCGTTTTCGCGCAATGGCTTTTCACCGTTTTTACCGGCTTTGAAATTGGACAACTGCTTGTACAGGTACTCAGCGTGCTGACCCGCAATTTTTGGATAAATCGGTGCTGAAGCATTGCCGTCTGCGCCATGACAAGCCACGCACTGTTGCATGATTTCATTGCCTTTGGCCAAATCCGGCTTGAACACTTCCGCGGGGCCGGCAGCGTAAGCCACAGACATCGAGAACGTCAAAGCGGCAAACATGGAACTCAGTTTTAACATCATCGACTTGTTCGGCGTCGTCAGCTTGGTCAGCATGGTCAAACCCATCAAAAAGTTGTAAAGCAACCCAAAAATTTGCATCCGCTCAATTCAGGCGGGGTGCGGCGCACCAGCAAAGTTTCCACAAACCCTAGATTATAACCACTCAAGAGCCACTCTTGCATCTAAAATGTGGGCATGACAATCAATTTCCACAACACGCATTTCGAGATCTCCGCATCTCGCATGGTCGAATGCCCGGGCGCCAGCGTCCCCGAGATCGTTTTTGCCGGGCGCTCCAACGCCGGCAAGTCCACGGCCATCAACACCCTGTGTAAACAACGGCAATTGGCTTATGCCAGTAAAATGCCGGGCCGCACACAGCTTTTGAACTTTTTTCATGTCATTGAGCAGGCTGAGCCAATTGCCCGCCTGGTGGACCTGCCCGGTTACGGTTTTGCCCAACTGGCCCAGACCAGCCAAAGCGTGTGGGACAAGGAACTGGGCAGCTACCTCGCAGACCGCCCAAGCCTTGTTGGCTGCGTCCTGATCGTGGACTGCCGCCGCGGCCTGCTTGAACTGGATTACGCCCTCATCAAGTGGGTAGGCCATCGCCAATTGCCCGTTCACATCATGTTGTCCAAGGCAGACAAATTCAACCGGCAGGAACAGGTTCTCGCGTTGCGTGCTACCCAAAAAGCACTCGACCCCTATCGGGTCAATGGCCATGAAATCACGGTGCAACTGTGGTCGGCCTTGAAAAAAATAGGCATGCTTGACCTTGAAACCCAACTGTCCAACTGGGTTCGCCCGCCTGTGGCTGACCTCGACCCCGAAATCAACCCAGTACCCTGACCGCGACCACACACCATGACCCAGCATTTGTACCATCGCCCCCGTCGTTTGCGTCGAACCGACGCACTGCGTCGACTGGTTGCCGAACACACCTTGAGTGCAGCCGACTTCATTTATCCGGTGTTCGTGGTGCCCGGCAGCAACACACGCGAACCAGTGGCCTCCATGCCGGGTGTTGAACGCCTGTCACTCGACTTGCTGTTTGCCAAAGCAGAACAATGTCTCGAGCTGGGCGTGCCTGTCATGGCGCTTTTCCCGGTTATCGAATCGGAGAAGAAAACTGACGACGGCATGGAAGCAGTGAATCCAGAGGGTCTGGTGCCCCATGCAGTGCGCGAACTGAAAAAACGCTTCCCCGAACTCATGCTGCTGACAGACGTAGCGCTTGATCCCTTCACCAGCCATGGGCAAGACGGTCTGATAGACGACTCCGGCTACGTGCTCAACGATGAAACAGTGGAAATGCTACAGATGCAGGCCTTGGTCCAGGCCCAGGCTGGCGTAGACATCGTCGCCCCCAGCGACATGATGGATGGGCGCATTGGTGCCATTCGCGAAACACTCGAAGCCAACAGATGCATTCACACCAGCATCATGGCCTACTCCGCCAAGTATGCATCCGCATTTTATGGCCCGTTCCGAGATGCCGTAGGCTCCAGTTCAAACCTGGGAAAAAGCAACAAAAAGGTCTACCAGATGAACCCGGCCAACTCCAATGAAGCGCTTCTGGAAGTGGGTATGGACCTGGATGAAGGCGCGGACATGGTGATGGTCAAACCAGGCATGCCCTACCTCGACATTTTATGGCGCGTGAAAGAAAAATTCGCACGCCCCACCTTTGCGTACCAGGTCAGCGGTGAATACGCCATGATCAAGGCCGCTGCGCAGAATGGCTGGCTGGACGAAAACGCAGTGGTCATGGAATCGCTGCTGGCATTCAAGCGCGCGGGTGCAGATGGTATTTTGACCTACTTCGCACTCGACGCGGCAAAACTGCTCAAGCAAGGTTAAGCACATGGGCATCTGGACGCACCTGAATTCTCAGGAGTTGAAGAGACTCAAAGAGACGCCAGACAACCTGCCCGAGGATGGCTTTCTGTGGCTGGATGCATCACTGGACGAGGAACTCGCCTGGATGCCCAGCGTGGAAACCTTGCTGGGATTCAAGCTGGACGAACTTCATCACGAAGATCTTCGGAACACCTTCCATCCCAGTCATTTTGACATCGGCGACGGTTATAGCATCCTGATCATCAGGACCCTGTCCAACAAGCCCTTGTTCGACGACACCAACCGGCTCAGCATCAAAACCCGACCCGTATTTTTTATCATCACGCCCAAACTGCTGGTGACACTTCGCCCCAAAGACAGCCCCGCCTTTTCACTCGCCAGTCAGTTTCTGGACAAAGCCTCATCGCGCAATGTGGAAGAAATCGAAAGTTTCCTGAAGTTCAAGCGAGCTCCATCTGACCCCAACGAACTCATGATTCAACTGGTCAGCAACATGGCAGACCGGTTTCTTGAAACCCGAATGGAAATCTCGGATCAACTGGAGCGCTGGCAACGCGATCTGCTGAACCCACGCAAACGCTTTCAGGACTGGAATGCCCTGCTCGCGGCAAGAAACGAAATGAACCGGCTTGAATCGGTGGCGCAAGACCAGCGCGACGCATTGACTGACTGGCAGGAGGATCTGGAGCGTGAAAGCCGAATGGCGCCATCCCTGCAAGTCAACGCACGTGACACACTTGAGCATCTTGAACGCGTGGTCAGCCAAACCCGTCGATTGGGCGCCAATACAGAAACGGCAGTGCAGCTTCACTTCTCGGCCATGGCCCACAAAACCAATGAAATTGTCACAGTGTTGACCATGATCACGGCACTGTTCATGCCACTGACATTGATCACCGGAATTTTCGGCATGAACTTCGTTCAAATGCCGTTACAAGACAATCCTGAAGGTTTCTGGATTACCTTGGGACTAATGGGTATCTCCAGCCTGGTATCTGTCGTATTGATTTTCTGGTTCACGCGGCGCAACCACATGGGGAAATAGAAGCCCTCAAAGTTTCAGGCCGGGTCGAACTTGTTCCAGTGTTTCACCAAAACGCTGCGCATTCTGAAACCCGATCACCTGGTGGATTGCACCTGTTTCACCGGCTGGAAAAAACAGGATGGCCGGAGGACCGAACAGCTGGAACTCCTTGAGCAACAATTGATCCGACTCGGTATTGTCAGTGACGTCCACCTGAACCAA
The nucleotide sequence above comes from Limnobacter thiooxidans. Encoded proteins:
- the yihA gene encoding ribosome biogenesis GTP-binding protein YihA/YsxC; this encodes MTINFHNTHFEISASRMVECPGASVPEIVFAGRSNAGKSTAINTLCKQRQLAYASKMPGRTQLLNFFHVIEQAEPIARLVDLPGYGFAQLAQTSQSVWDKELGSYLADRPSLVGCVLIVDCRRGLLELDYALIKWVGHRQLPVHIMLSKADKFNRQEQVLALRATQKALDPYRVNGHEITVQLWSALKKIGMLDLETQLSNWVRPPVADLDPEINPVP
- the hemB gene encoding porphobilinogen synthase encodes the protein MTQHLYHRPRRLRRTDALRRLVAEHTLSAADFIYPVFVVPGSNTREPVASMPGVERLSLDLLFAKAEQCLELGVPVMALFPVIESEKKTDDGMEAVNPEGLVPHAVRELKKRFPELMLLTDVALDPFTSHGQDGLIDDSGYVLNDETVEMLQMQALVQAQAGVDIVAPSDMMDGRIGAIRETLEANRCIHTSIMAYSAKYASAFYGPFRDAVGSSSNLGKSNKKVYQMNPANSNEALLEVGMDLDEGADMVMVKPGMPYLDILWRVKEKFARPTFAYQVSGEYAMIKAAAQNGWLDENAVVMESLLAFKRAGADGILTYFALDAAKLLKQG
- a CDS encoding magnesium transporter CorA family protein, with the translated sequence MGIWTHLNSQELKRLKETPDNLPEDGFLWLDASLDEELAWMPSVETLLGFKLDELHHEDLRNTFHPSHFDIGDGYSILIIRTLSNKPLFDDTNRLSIKTRPVFFIITPKLLVTLRPKDSPAFSLASQFLDKASSRNVEEIESFLKFKRAPSDPNELMIQLVSNMADRFLETRMEISDQLERWQRDLLNPRKRFQDWNALLAARNEMNRLESVAQDQRDALTDWQEDLERESRMAPSLQVNARDTLEHLERVVSQTRRLGANTETAVQLHFSAMAHKTNEIVTVLTMITALFMPLTLITGIFGMNFVQMPLQDNPEGFWITLGLMGISSLVSVVLIFWFTRRNHMGK